One Glycine max cultivar Williams 82 chromosome 1, Glycine_max_v4.0, whole genome shotgun sequence genomic window, ACCATTTATCTAGTGAAAAGTTATCTCATgcaaaacaccaataacatctACACAAGAAAATcagcccaaaaaaaaaatcaattatgcaaaattattaagaaacataaaaataaatttcaactaacaGACACACttttaaaagattcaaaggGAAAGTGTAATTTATAACTAAACATAAGCACAAAAAATGttgcaaagtaaaaaaaaaaggattaccAGCTAACAAATCACGTCAATAACTTCCAATaataatatcatcataattaacaAATTCACAAGACTTGAAAGGAATATCATGCATTTCTTGCTTAATAATAGTGGTAACTACTatgaaaactaatttataagGGTGAAGACAAACTTTGTATAGTGTCCTTCATCAggaaaaattttaaagttatacATCATATAAGTTTGATTCTCCTTAAACATGAGCTTCCATGTGTTTAACTGATCCTTCTTTACAATCACATGTATTTTATCAtcccatgaaaacaaaagcaCCAATCATATTAAATTAGATAAGAAATGAGACTAAAATTAGTAGCACAACATTCTTATTATAACCATCTCAGCCTGCTCAACTTTGTCTTCAGTTTCATCAAACCAAAGATCGACAATCCTGACAACAAGTTTAAGTGTATACTTCATGTTATCAATGTTCTTAATGAAATTTGAACTCCTTTCCATTTCTATCAAGCACATGAATAAAACAAAGTTAGCTAAAGATAAAGTTAAATAATCACTATCACCTAAATACAAAATGTTGAGAatccttaaaaattataaagtcaAAGCACTTTATTCAAATATCCCAGCACCAATGATACTGTTGAATGTGAACACCATACAGAGAGCTAACATCATCTCAAGAAATTAATAGggataaattacatatataacatgaataaaataattctgGAACAAACAAACTAAATTCAATGCACTATAAAGCaggaaaaataaatccaaaCTAAAATCAATGCACAATTTGATACTAAAACAACATATGGCCAATCAAGTTAAATACACAaacacataattttattatatgaatCATAAGACggattattaggcaccaaaagaaattctaaaacaaaatcttaacatTAAAGACACATTGAACTCTACAAAGTACAGTCACATGCGGTTGCAAGGAAAAAATCCATAAACTTGAAGACCAATATCCTTTGTGGGCAAATTTTCACATGTAGCAACAACTATTGctcaaggaaaaaaaactcataatgcTTCCTGCAAAAAGTAATTGGGCACAAAAGAGAACcgatcttttatatatatatataaaaaaaagcacCTTTGGGGATCTAATTTAGTTCGATTAGTCCTTATAGATTGAAGCAATAtgccaaaaataagaaaaagaagaagatttaaGCATTATATCAAGTTGGAACACATTGAGTGAAAGGTCATAGTCACGAGAACATAGTAATGTGAAATGGAGAAAACTATTTTACATAACTATGTGCTCATCTCACATTTGCTCCAACATCTAAATTGCAGAATATTCATTTTCAGCTGACCCcttgttatttgactatgtaaCAAAATGGTCTCAcaatatatgtattttatatatgcattttgaAGACAATATACTAAAGCTTATGTTGGAAACCACATCCATGGGCCATTTTTCAATACTAATGAGTAATGTTTTATGTTTGGGAAACCGAAGGTTAAGCAAGTTGAGGAAGGTAAGAATCAGAGATATGTAAACTAAAGCCACtgtaagaaattataaaacaaaatcttataaTCACAAAATTATCCAGAAAGTACTGCACAACAAGAGTTCTCACATATGTAGTTTAGAACAATGAACATGAACTGCAAGAATATAAGTTCTCACTCAATGGTTTATATGGACAACTACATGAAAACGAAATAACAACCAAATATGAAGCCTTTTAAGGTTATAATAACATGTAGGACTTTTTCacctaaaatttaaagaaataaatatatagaataAGGCTTTGATACTCACAATTAGATTTCTACTTGAGTGAGAATTGAATCTAATATAGTTCtaaccaagtttttttttatgaaactatTGAGATTGACCATTTTTTGTCATCTTATATGGTTTTGTTGATACCCAAGTTGGAAATAAAGACCTTAAACTCAAATTATAATCACTATAAGATTCCTAAATCAAGAGAGATTGCCTTAAATTTTCCATACCCGCCTTAAATATTTctgttttttgatttttttttctctaacctTGAATTGAAATCTAAGCATTATGTAATGAACAACACTATAAaagtcatttaatttttgttacaaaTCACAATGCTCCAAATTCTTACTCCTTTCATAAAAGCTAAGTTAAAAGATAGCATACTGGCAACAACTTCTTGCTTATATGATTTAGTGGCTTTAGAGCTAACTAATTCTTATGTTAGGAGCTGCCATTGAAAGCACAATCAAATGAAAGATATAATAGAATGGAAAATCACGAACAAAGTAAAACCATGCCGAGAGAAAACAATCCCTAATCTGAAAATAATACAACAAACTATAAACACATGCTTTCCTTTCAACattgaaagaaaaacataagcAAGACCGTCCTTTTGCCCCAAACTTGTTTTGCAAAATAAAACTCGTAAAGcaatagaaaagtaaaaaacaataCTTTTTATTCGATAAAATCGTCTTAAGCAATAGCCCATCCATGTTCTGCTAAGCACAAAGACCTCCCCTGCAACATCGAACCTCTCCCAGACTCTGCAGTAGTCAAAATCAATTAAGcatgaaaagagagagaataaaaacctaaagagaaagaataaaaatccACAATAAACACCACACTCACCTTTGTGCCCTCTTTGTCTTCCTGTTTTCTCTTAACAAGACTCCTTCTTATGTTTAGTCTCAACCAACCCACttttaatcccaaaatataCCCAACCCACTCCTCTCAATCAGCTTaacataaacataataataaacataaatggGCCATTTTACCTTTATTCTTACAAAATGTCAATAATATAACATGTCCAATTTCGTAATTATGTTGGTGGTTTCCTTTTCTATATAGATAAtagattttgatgttttgaatttaaaattaaatgttaatgtACATGAGTGAATAATCAAGAAGTGTAATAGGAGACAACAACATGCATAGGAAAGTGTGGTGAATATCAGCCATAGGGAAGTGTGAACAACGTTGAGATGAGAATAAACAACTTTTACGAGCCGCTTTACAATTAACCGAGTCaccatttttgttaaaaatagacCGAGTTAATCCGGTTTCCACAAATTTAAGTACATAACTGATCATGTATTAGGCTCAGACTAATCTTTGGGTCAACTAGTTCGAGTTAAGTTTGATAACTATGATTGCAAGTATGTTAAATCATCCACAGTGTTGACCTTTGCCTATTCTTCAAGATCCTAAACATTTGCATCCTCTTTGGTATATTGAAGATTCTTACCTCTATTGTCATATTATCACacacaaaaaattgaaatatgtaataaatacattttattattaattttaaagttataaattgatagttaaattttgaaattcatatttattattagtaatgaacacattgattatttttttgcatCATCCTTTATATGATGTTACAAGCATTTTACTCATTGTTTTAACAAGaagaaaatatcaatattaGGGGTTTATTAACTTCCACTTTACAAATAGTTCACCTTGTCTTTTTTAGTTTGTATACTGATGAAAAaggatgaaataaaaaaatataagaaaaatgtttaattatattttaaaaccttttatAAACTAATGAAGCCAACATTTTTGcaatatttatgtatataaatgaatgtttgaaaaatacatatattaagaCTAATTTAACAGCTttacaatcttttttttaaaaaaaaaagctaatagGAAGACCTAATGATGGAAAATAACACTTAATtcaatttttggaaatttttttataaaataattttttagaagaaaaaaaattttattccCAAAAGTTAGAAAAGCAAAgtcaatgagaagaaaaaacaatataagAATTTGATCAATTTTATCCAACAACAACTGATCCATCCAATCCTTGACTATAGTAAAAATTTTCACTATTCAAACGATTAgagtataagaaaaaaatttcataacccaaatattatttcataagtGTTAGAACCAAAGACATGGATGATGTCTAACCTTCTAAAATCTCATAGTTTtgataataacaaatatattaaaatttgataaactaATGAGTTTTATTAAGCAATACAAGACTATAAGCTTAATGGATATGGTATTGTTTTTTCTTGACTTGACGACAAAGCTTTACTCATATTTGTTATGCATCCAATGTGCATTTCTGTACTTTATTACTTGTTTTCATAAGAAAAATCTAGTGTCCCCGGTGCTACTAATAAAATGTgcccaattttgtttttttattttattttattttaaaactagcATCAAATATGCTAGAGCTTTTTATCATCCTATTGGATCTAAGAAACTAACACTTTGATCTATATCTTTACTATAGTTTCTTTTTGTCCAAACAAAAAAGACATATGTTGTGACATGTATAAGGATAATTTTGCTTGAAAAGTATGTGTGCCTTTGTTCCCTCATCCTTTTCAAGTCAacttatcatttgaatttcgaAGAGTGGGTGTGTATAAGGCAGGATAGAAGCAAAGTCAacatattatttacaaaattgttttCATATAACTAGTGGAGGCAACTATTAAATGCCAAATTTATGTACTCTTATGATATTGTTTAAGGAACTTTGATGGCTCCTTTTTAGATTTAGAGGGTTGTTTTGACTCcaattatgttgtttttattaatttactaattctagcataatattttaattttatagctACTTTATAGTAATTTatcccatcttttttttttatagataaaagatttaaaatgaaagaaatatctTCGAGAGCAAGTTTGGAATACCAAAGATCCAAAAGGATCGGCTTGGACAACAAAAATTCAAGAAGAATGAAAACTAACATTTGACCAAGCTAAAATCCATGGCTAAGCCAGTTTGCACTCAAAAATGGAAATGATGGCTTTGTATTTTTAAGTTCAActtgcaaatatatttttaagttgaaCTCGAGCGTCAACCACCTCAATGTCAAAAAAAGGAGATGTTTATCGTCATCTCCAAAGTCATCAAAGTTGCAGTCACCAACCTATCCCCCAATAACACCGTCAATTATCTTAAATCCCTTGTCTTCTGCTTGTAAGGGCTGAAGTGAAAGGTAAATGCTAAGCTAATTtcttgatttaaattttgtttctctATGCGATGCTTACAATTTTATATCCTCGTTTTGCATAGTTATGATGTTGGAAAATTATTTGAGTTTCAGgtttttatttgttcatttttttatttgtagtgcCAAATGTAATGTGGTTACCATATTAGTTATAATATATAGTATGCTTgatggttgattttgttttgattattaaatattaactttTGCTTAATTGGAAACATATATTGCCCTTCTACAATTTTATGATGATCTTGATCTGTATTTGTGaatgttgatgttttttttctataatatgTGAAGGTTTTATATTTtctagaaattatattttaatatttaaattaaaaattaaattttggtaGTTAAAAGTAAtcacaaattacaaatttatcatttttttgtttgatacaCGCAgtaaaaggactaaaaagaGTAATCTTCGaaattcaagaactaaaaaataaatctaaatttaaaataccaaaatttaaaatgatcaattgttttttcttttttgactgCTGCTTGTTTTTATAAGTCAAAGAAATATTTCATTGTAGCTAATATCTAATTCTAATcttaatctaatctaatctaatatGATATTAAAAGACAGAAAAGTGAATGACATGGACAAATCAACGTCTATGAAGCCAGCGTTAGAACTCTCGTGTCTTCTTAACCCTCGATATCAACTACCTCAATCAACAATAACCTGTGCCTCTGGTCAAGTTCAGTCCAGTGCCCGCACTACATcgcaaatttttctttttcttctcccctTTAGATGAGTAACGCCACAGACTCCGCCGGCAAAATCCCACCGGAGACGAGGCCCGCCGAGAGCGACAGTGGTGGTGATAGTGGGCCCCGGCCCACGATCAAGATCAATGTTATGCACGGATCCTCTCAACACGAGTTCCACCTCCCGGCCCAATCAACTTTTGGTTAGGTTTCTCTCTTTCAATCCGTGATACCTCTTTGATATTATTATGTATTATCgaatttaataatttgtattGTTGGTTTTTTTATTGGACTTGAATATGATGAGTTTGGTGTGCGTTCTCAGAAATTTGAGGGATTAGTCTTTCACTCTCGGTTTGGAGATATTCTGGAATTGCTTGTTcaacagattaaaaaaaaattgtgcgtCAAGGGAAAACAATTAGGAATTTCTGGAATAGGGTTTGATCTTCAAGTGACACGTGTTAAAGAGACATTGGTGGAGTTTAGGgaacttttaatcttttattgatAAATGTATGGGAATGTTCAAGATCCTAATTAACAAGGGTAAATAGTAAATTTGGTGCTGAAAAGTATGAGGCGTTGTcactttagttaaaaaaaaaatacaaaaagtttgtgatttaattagtaatattatcgtaacatataattttaaggACTACAGTGACAATTACTAGTTAAGTTTAGGGACTAAAGTGAAATGggacttattttgatttttcttacttttaggAACTAATATGAGAGTGCTTTACACTTTCAGATACTAAATGGCGCTTTACCCAATTAATAAACTCTTGAACTTTTTGAAAGGAAAAGATTGAATTTTGTTACTGAAAAAGTGGAGTTTTTTCGCATAGTTAGTTGAAGGTAGTGAGAATATGTAGTCATTTCATGTaactattttctaattttacatGGAAAATGTTCTATGATATAGTTACATTGGttgtaatctatttttttttaaagaattattatTCTGCATAGGAATCTTGATTGTGAATAGTAAGCTCTGTATTTGTAACGTTATTAGCTTTGGGTAAGTGCAAGTAACTGGTGAGAATTATGATGCTGAAATGAATATTCTAAGTTCTAACCAAGGAATACTACAGGATTGTTATAGCTTCTtaagaaagaatgaaaattcACTACCAGAAGATTCAAAATCCACTTGCTTCTGTTGTTATGgtgctgtgattttggttttttAGAAATAGGTGGATTAAAGTCATTCCTTGTAAGTTATAACAAGTGTCAgttaaaattgaaaactttATTATTGGGAATGGTTATCATATGCCATGAACAAGTTTTAGGCACACTCATGCATGTAATTCTAGTTTCTCAGTAACAGAGTCAGCAGACTATTGGATGATTTACTTCTGggtaaactattttaaaatcttgTAGTTTTCCTTTGGTTCCAAATTCATTCCTGAACTTTAATTGcaattttgcataaatttttaatttcgtTTCTTCGGTGAACATGATGCAAATTAATTTGCTTGTTAGCTTCCATTTGACACTTGTTCAAAGTTAACTAAAAGTGTTGTGATTATGGTCATTACTATTTATATTTCCTGTGttatttggatgaaaaacataaTTCCAAATTTTTTTGCAGATTATAGTTATTCTCCGGGGAGTGGATTTTCTCATTTCTATGTCTAGCCTGTCTTTCTTTTGTACAATTTTCATTCTGTTTGGAGCCTTATCCTGCATCACAATATTGCTTATTTCGTCTTCTAGAATATGTTCAAGGAAGTTGATGGTTGACTTAGAAATGACATATAATACTACAGAATATTGATAGAAACCCAGATTTTGAATACAGGAGAGTGTGAATAATTTCCAGTTGAAAAACTTATCTCCGAAGAGCAAATAAGGATGTATTTACCCTTGAAGTTTAGTGGGTTAAGATCACATTgtacttaaaattaaatcaagatGGACTTGCCCTTACTTGGACATTTAAGAGACATACTCACTTTATAGGAGCTTTGCCCAATTAGAAAAAGGATAATGGAGAGGAAACACTGCAACAAATTTACAGAAATAGATTCTCCCGTAACAAATAGAAAGATAATGGAAGCTCTCAATATGTAAGAGAAGAAATGATAACTCAGGTCATTCAAGAGACCTATAATCCGATCTTATCCTGCACTCAGTTCTTGCTTGGCTCTCCTCTCCACCCTGTCTTTTTTATTGCCCCCAAGTAACTGAGTCTGCCCTTCTATTCTACCTGTCATGTGAGCTGTGTGGACCCACATCATACTTATCACAGTCCTTTCCCCTGTGGTTGAACATATTCTTTCAATGGTACATGTGTTTTCCTAACAGGGTTGTTAGGAAGAGAAATGTTAGTGACATGCTCTATAACATTCTCTTTCCAACACTCTTTGTGATTGActgaaatttgttaaaaatcacCAACTTTGGTGGGTCCCACTCatcatttaatgattttttctccTGATTTAGATGTGGGGTCAACCAAAATTagtgattttcaataaatttcaatcaatcaaagaGAGCATTAAAAAGAGTGCTAGAGAGAGAGTAGCTCGCATTCCTCCAATAGGAATTGCTTGTGAAAAACTGGTTTGGTGCCTGAAGAGCATTGACTCTTctttgaaggaaaagaaaggaaggaaagcatttttttcctactttttttcatacttaatatcaaattaaaattgtccTGCATTATGATTTTGATCATTTCTTTGTCTGGAATATGCTTGAGgaaattggtgcctattttaatAGTGTCATATAGTAAGTACTATAGGAATAGAATGTACTCTGTTTTCGTTGATATATGTATTTATCTATTTTGGATTTTCAATGACAGGGGATGTTAAGAAACTCCTTGTCAATAAAACTGGTTTAGAGCCTGTAGAGCAACGACTTTTCTTCAGAGGGATAGAAAAGGGTGATAACCTACATTTGCACCTTGAAGGTGTAAAGGATAAGTCAAAGCTTTTGCTTTTGGAGGGCACTGCTAGCAAAGAGAGGAAACTTGAGGAAACCAGAAAACAAAACGTAATGTCTAAAGCTTTTGAGGCTATTGCTGGTGTTAGAGCTGAGGTGGACAAGCTCTCAAATAGGGTGAGCATGTGTTTGAATTATAAGTACTATACTTTTTTTAGAAAGTAGAAACGTATTTGTAAGAATTATTTACTATTGTGTATATCAGAGCACACAAAATACTCTTATTTATAATGAATGAGGTTTACAAAATAAGGAAATAAAACAAGAGTAATAATGGGCGAAAGGCAGTTCAGATTTGCAAATTGTTGGCCGAAAAGGTCATTGGAAATACAGTGAAATTGATAGGAAAAAGTCACtagaaaaactgaaaaatgacAGCGGAAGAAGGACGACAAACAAAGAGGTCCACCAAAATGTGGAAATAGGTTGTTGGAAATAGGAAGAAAAGTAGAGAGGTCCACCAGAATGTGGACATAGGTTGTCGTTTCGTTATGCCTCTGTCAAGAataacctgctctgataccatttgGGTCTAACTCAACCTTACAAAACTGACTTATAAGGTAAGAATTGTCCCCCACTTATATAAACTATTATGGCCTCATCACTAGTCGATGTGGGATGGTGGTCTGCTACACGATAGGCCAAACAACAGATCATTAGGATAGGCTTTGATACCATGTAAGAATTATTTACTGTTGTGTGTATTAGACCACCCGAAATACTCTTATTTATAATGAACAAGACAAAATGGAATGTACTTTGTACTGCAAAATAGCAAAACAATGGTCTATTTTACaatgcaaataaaagaaaagtaaataattgaGAATGTAGTAGAGCACAACACCTGGAGTTCTTGGTTTTTAGGCTGAAcagatttattatattatatctatTGATGTACAAAATAatgagtaataaaataataagataggGATTATGCCCATTATTACTCAttattttgtttccttattttgtAAACT contains:
- the LOC100799120 gene encoding BAG and ubiquitin domain-containing protein yields the protein MSNATDSAGKIPPETRPAESDSGGDSGPRPTIKINVMHGSSQHEFHLPAQSTFGDVKKLLVNKTGLEPVEQRLFFRGIEKGDNLHLHLEGVKDKSKLLLLEGTASKERKLEETRKQNVMSKAFEAIAGVRAEVDKLSNRVTSIEVAINGGNKASEKEFLVLTELLMSQLLKLDGIEAEGEAKLQRKAEVNRVQNLVDKLDSLKARNANPFSNSSNAVKVTTQWETFDSGMESLDAPSDNPSSTKVTQEWERFD